The nucleotide sequence ATTGTATCAAATGAATATGCAGTCCTAAGGTGCCGCTCCAACATCGACATTAGGTTTCTGAATTATCTATCTCATTCGATTTACTTTCAGGAAACGTGCTTTCACTCAAGTATTGGGGTTCATGTCGAAAAGATGATCTTCAAACTTGCGGATTGGTTTAATTGGGAAATTGACATTCCTGTAGGTGAGGAACAACAGCAAATAATAGACTTTTTGTCTTCGGTAGATCACCGGCTTTCTGCGTTGCGTAGAAAACGCAGCCTATTGGAGGACTACAAGCGGGGGGTCATGCAGCAGATTTTCTCACAGGAGATCCGCTTTAAACGCAAAGACGGTAAGAACTTCCCAATGTGGGAAGAGAGAGAACTAGGCAAAATTGGAAAAACATATGGAGGACTGAACGGCAAAAGCGCCAATGATTTTGGTGATGGATTTCCGTTTGTTACATACACGCAAATTTTTAGATCTTCATATGTACAGCCTGATGATTGCGGCCTCGTAAGAGTTGGAAAAAATGAAAATCAAAATGAGGTTCGAGTTGGTGACGTACTTTTTACAGCTTCATCGGAAACGCCAGATGAAGTCGGATATGCATCAGCAGTCTGCACTGAAATCCCGAAAACATATCTAAATAGTTTTTCATTTGGATTTAGGCCAAATAAAATTGACGATCTGATTCCCGAGTTCTCTCGATATCTATTTCGGAGCAACAAATACCGCGCACTAATATTTCCACTAGCTCAGGGCATAACTAGATACAACATTTCAAAGTCCAGTTTTTTGAAATTGAAACTATGTTTTCCTCATCCTGATGAGCAGCGGAAAATTGCAGACTTTCTCTCCGCTATTGATGCCAAAATTGATGCTGTAGCCGGACAAGCTAACCATACTGAGACCTATAAAAAAGGCCTCTTACAGCAGATGTTCGTGTGAGGCCGAATATGCAGCAAGCCACCGAACTCATCGTCAGCAACGCCGGGAAATATCCCGAATTCCGCTACTATCTCAGCATCATGAAGAAGGCGGAAATGAACCTGTCGAGCCAACCGGATATCTGTATAGAAACCTGCAAATCCCTGCTCGAAGGAATTTCGAAGTCGATCATTGAACGGCTCGACACGACCTCTGAGCGTAAGGAACTAGACAAAAAAGAGGTCGGCCCCCTCATCAAACAGGCGGCACGACTGCTCAAACAAGAAGACAATGTAATCGAAGATGATTTCGTCTCCCGGTGTTCTTCGTTGGCATATGCGCTGGCGACGCTTCGTAATGAGCGCGGGGACATATCCCACGGAAAGGCCGTTCCAAAGGCAACTGCAAGCAATGACCGTTTATCTTCGCTCTGCCTGTCGATGACAGGAAACGTGATTTGTTACTTGCTCGATGCTTTTTACGGCCTTGCACCACAACCTAAGCAGGCCGAAGCCAAATCCATTGAAATCATGGAGCAGGAACCAGACCTGCCTATCATCCCCTACGACGACAATACGGATTTCAATGATTGGCTGGATGGGAAATACCCGTTGCCGGAAGGTCGGTTGATCTACAGCAACGCCTTATACGAACTGTACTATGAAGACTATATAATTCAGCTTGAGGAGTTCCGTGAAAACCTAGGGGAAGAAGCATGACGCAGTCCGAAGCGGAACTCGAAAAGAACCTTGTTAAACGGCTCAGCGGCCTTGGTTACGACACAGTGACCATCCGCGATAGCGAAGAATTGTTGACGAATCTTCGCACGCAGCTATCCAAGCACAACGAAGCAGCTTTAGGCGATAACCCGTTTACCGATGGTGAATTCGAAAAGGTCCTCAATCACCTCGATAAGGGCAATGTCTTCGACCGTGCCAAAACGTTGCGGGATCGTTTTGCTCTAACCCGTGACGACGGTTCGACGGCTTACATTCAGTTCATCAACATGGATGAATGGTGCCGTAACGAATATCAGGTCACGCACCAAATTACCCAGGAAGGTACGTACAAAAACCGCTACGACGTAACGCTTCTCATAAATGGCTTGCCGCTTGTTCAGATCGAACTCAAGCGCCGTGGCATAGAAATGAAAGAAGCGTTCAATCAGATCAATCGCTATCAGCGGCATTCCTTCTGGTCGGCGCGTGGTCTATTCAACTACGTGCAGATATTCGTCATCTCTAACGGCGTCAACACGAAGTACTACGCCAACCAGCGGAAGCAGCACTTCAAGCAGACGTTCTTTTGGGCGAAGACGGACAACAAACTTGTTACACATCTGGATGAATTTACCGACGATTTTTTGGAGAAATGCCACGTCTCCAAGATGATTTGCCGCTATATCGTGTTGCAGGAGGCCGACCGCATTTTGATGGTGCTGCGGCCCTATCAGTACTACGCGGTTGAGCGCATCGTCGAACAGGTTAAGGCCAGCCGAAAGAACGGCTATATCTGGCACACGACGGGTTCGGGCAAGACGCTCACCAGCTTCAAGGCCGCACAGATTTTGACAAGCTTCCCTAAGGTGACGAAGGTTGTCTTCGTGGTGGATCGCGCTGACCTGGACTACCAGACCACGCGGGAATTCAATCATTTCGCCAAGGGAAGCGTTGACGGAACGAACAATACCCGCGAACTCGTCAAGCAGTTTGGGAATACGGGAACCAAGCTAATCGTCACGACGATCCAGAAGCTTAATAACGCCGTCAACAACGACCGCTATGACGAGACCATGCAGGCCCTCAAGGATGAGCGTATCGTCTTCATCTTCGACGAATGCCATCGCTCGCAATTTGGCGAAACGCACAAGCGCATTACCGAGTATTTCAGCCATGCCCAAATGTTCGGTTTCACCGGCACGCCGATCTTTGCCGACAATGCGGCACGGAACGCTTTGGGCATGCGCACCACGAAAGACTTGTTCGGCGAACAGCTACATCAATACGTCATCACCGATGCTATCCGCGACCAGAACGTTCTGAAATTCTCCGTCGAGTATTGGGGGAAGCTCCGGCGGAAAGACGGTAGCCTGATCGACGAGAAAGTCGCCGGGATCGACACGAAGGAATTTTTCGAAAACCCTGACCGGACGGAAGGCATTGTCGATTGGGTCATCGCCAATCATGGACGAAAGACTCACAGCAAAGACTTCACCGCCATGATGGCGGTGGGCAGCGTCGATATGCTCATCCAATACTACGAACAATTCAAAGCGAAGCGTGAAGCCGGGCTCCATGACCTTCGCATTGCGGCGATTTTCACCTTCGCGGCGAACGAAGATGACAAGGATGCGGACGGCCTTATTGGCGACCCTGATTTCAATATCACCAGTAGCGCGCCGGAAAACAGGCACAGTCGTGAAATGCTCGACGAGTTCATTGCCGATTACAACAGGCAGTACGGAACGAATTTCAGCACGAAATCGAACGACGGTTTCTACAACTACTACAAGGATATCGCCAAGCGCGTCAAAGAACGCGACAAGGAAGGTTTTCAGGACAAAGACCGCGTTGACGTTCTACTCGTCGTCAATATGTACCTGACCGGCTTTGATGCGAAGAAGGTCAATACGCTCTACGTTGATAAGAACTTGCGATATCACGGCCTTATTCAAGCCTATTCACGCACGAACCGGATTCTGAATGACGTTAAGAGCCAGGGGAATATCGTCTGTTTCCGCAATCTCAAGGCCAACACAGACGAAGCGATTGCCCTGTTTTCCGACAAAAACGCCAGCGAAGAAATTCTGATCGAACCCTATGAGGTCTATGTCGATCAATTCAATGAGGGTGTGAAGGAACTCCTGCAAATCGCACCAGCCCCCAAAGCCGTCGATACCCTCAAGGATGAGAACGAGCAGCTTGCCTTCATCAAGGCGTTCCGTCGGCTCATGCGGACCTTAAATGTCCTTACCAGCTTTTCCCAATTCACATGGTCCGATTTGTTTATGGACGAACAAACGTTCAACGATTTCCGCAGTAAGTATTTAGACCTGTACGACCAAACTCGCGCCAAGCCGGAACAGGAAGAAAAATCCTCGATTCTGAAAGAGGTGGATTTCGAACTGGAATTGATCCGCCGCGATGAAATCAATGTCGCCTATATCCTTGCGCTATTGGCAAAACTAAAGGAAGCGGAAGCCTCGGACGATCCCGACGAAAAGGCATCTGCCGATCAACGGCGCAAATCCATTCTCGATTTTCTGGGGTCTGAACCGCAGCTTCGCAGCAAGCGCGAACTGATCGAAAAATTCATCAATAATAATCTGCCCAAGATTCAATCCGCCGACGAGGTGGAGGGAGCGTTCGACGAATTTTGGACGGTGGAGCGGGAACGCACAATTCAAGCCCTATGCAATGATGAAGGCTTAAACCTTGACGTCATCTCCGAAATCATCAACGAATATCACTTCACCCAACGTGCACCGCTTCGGGAAACCATCGTTTCGGCCCTCATAGAAAAGCCCAAAGTTCGGGAACGGAAAAGCATCATCGAACGCGTGAAGCAGAAACTGTTGGATATCGTAGGAACGTTCGATGACAGATAAAACAGAACAGTCAAAAATCGAGAAGTTTTTCTGCAATGACTGCGGACAAAGAACAAAGCACTTTGTCCGAGCGGAATATTCAAAAATTGATAGCGATGACCATGCAATGGTTAGTTTCTGCCAACGACTTCTGATCATTGAATGCTGCGGCTGTGAACATCTAGCTTTAGTGAAGAAGACGCAATTTTCAGAGGATATCGATTTCCGTTACGACCCTTTGACTGAGGAGCACGTACCTGTCGAAATATGGGACGAGACTATTTACCCGCCCGTTAGCTATCGAAGCCCGCCACCCTGGTTTGACGACCTTCCCGACGACACGCTTCGCGAAATTTCGGCGGAAATCTACAAATCACTTCAAACGGGCTCGCACTATCTCGCGACTTTCGGCTCTCGCACATTGATCGACCGCCTGATTGTGCTGACTGTTGGCGATAAGAGCAATTTCCAGAAGGGGCTACAAGCATTACAAGATACCGGCATGTTGTCCCCTCACGAGCGGGACATTCTCCACCCCGTTGTTGATGCCGGAAATGCCGCAGCCCATCGCGGTTGGGCTCCTTCCAAAGAACAGCTTAAGGTAATCCTTGATACGGTTGAGGGCCTTATCCATCGCTTACTTGTTTTGCCAAAGCTTGCGGAAGAATTGGAAGAGGCTGTTCCTGGCCGGGGCGGAGGAGCGAAAGTCAGGATCGTCAAGCCGGTAATCACGGTCGAAGACAAAATCGAAGCCGCGCCAAAAGAGTTACGTGCCGTTTACGACGAACTTGCGGGCGTGCTGAAGGCATTGGGGGACGACGTAACCGTTCATCCGCAAAAGCACTACATGGCATTCCGCCGGAACCGAAATTTCGCCTCCGTGCAGATCTACAATCAGAAGCGAGTGATACGGGTCTACTTGAACCTCGACCCAGATTCTATCGAACTAAATGCAGACATGATGCGTGACGTTCGCCAAATCGGACATTTTGGGACGGGCGATTTGGAAATCACCATCAAAACGAAGAAAGATATCGAGAAGATGTCCGACTTTATCACGGCCAGCTATGCAGCATCATAGAAGAGCAATTACACCCTGGGAATATGCCCGCATTGAGTGAATGCGAGAGTTATGCTATACACATTAATGAGGCACTTAGGCAGCTTCCATGCTGGGTAAGCGCTGTTTTGACGAGCTTGAATTCAGTAGGACTCGTTCCCTTTTGCACACTCGCTTTTTTGGTTATCACATACGCTGACCAAATGTCAGGGAAAGGAAAGGGAAACATGAAAACTGACTGGATGAAAGACTTTGCTATTAGCTTTTTTGCAGGCATCCTCTCGTCACTGACAGTAGCTGCCTAAGTGCCCCAAACCTAAACTGCCTCGGCATGCATCGAGCGTTTGATGCACAGTTCACAGATTTCTACTTTGTCGTTTCCACAAACACTTATCCTTTGCGACTTCCTCGCCGTCTGGAACCTCAAATACATTTTGTCGCTTTAAGGCGTCTGAAACTCCAACAAAGTAACGCGCCGTTTGGAGTTATCCAACTACGGGGAACGTTCTGCCTGTGCCAAAACTGTGCCATGACCAGTCCGATTCTGTCCCTTTTAATCCCCGTTATTCGGATAAAGCAACAACAGCGCCCAAACAACGCATTGATTTTACTACTAATTAGAATTGAAACTGTGCCTTGGTAAGGGTGAGGTCGACAGTTCAATTCTGTCCGGCGGCACCATTCTCCCCAATGATTTACACCGAACTTGCTCTGCTCTGTTTAGGCCGACTGCGCCGAAACTGTGCCATAGGCGTTTATGGCTCCGATTGCCCGCGCCACCCAGCCCTCTTGCCACACCCTGTTGCGTCGCCCTACGCTATGGTCGTCACCACAGGGCGATTAAAGCGTTCAAAGCCTCTTATAGAAACCGGACTACATAGCAATAAGGTCTGGTCTATACGCCTTGGGGCGATATGGATTTCGCTTGAATAAAATTACATCGTCGGCGTAAAACCTCTATAAGCTTTATATTGTTACCCGCAATTCTCACTATGCTTGCCGAGGACACATGGCCTCCACACCAAATTCCAGTGGATCTCTGACATCCGTCCCCATCAACGGTAGTGGGAACAGTGCGATTGACGCTCTGACCTATGCAGGGGGATCGATCAATACGAAGTGGGGCGGCGCGATCGGCACCGGAACGACGGTGACCTACAGCTTTCCGGGCAGCAGCGGCACAAGTTACTGGGATACGGCCTCATACAGTTACGGCACGTCAGGGTCCGAACCGTATTCGATGACGTACTTCAATGCGACCCAAAAAGCCGCATTTCGCACGCTCGCAAATCTGTACAACGAAATCGCAAACGTCAATTTGACCGAAGTAGCCGACAATGCATCCGTCGTCGGCGATATTCGCATTGCGTTTAGCAACAACCTCATCGGCAGCGGTGCCAGTGGTTGGACTTATGCACACGCCTACACCGTCGGTTCTTCGGTAACGGCACTGCCGATGCACGGTGATATTTGGATCGAGCCTTCGTACAATTCCTCAGTTCCAGGATCGTATTCTGCACACGTTGTCGCGCACGAACTTGGTCATGCCTTGGGCCTGAAGCACACTTTTCAGGGCACGACATTGCCGACGGCGCAGGATTCTACGCAATACTCGCTCATGTCCTATACGGATTACAGTGCATATGGAACGTATTATCCTTATACGCCTCAGCTCTATGACGTCTTGACGCTGCAGTATTTATATGGCGCGAACATGACCACGCGTACAGGCAATGATGCCTATACGATCACGTCCATGTCCTACAACAACAGCGCATCTGCCGTCGTGGTCAGAACCATTTGGGACGCCGGCGGCAGCGATACCCTCAGCGCCGCCGACCAAACCTTGGCTGCGACCATCAATCTCAATGCAGGCAGCTTCAGTTCCATCGGCGTCAAGCAAGGCGGTGGGGCTGCGCTGAACAATATCTCTATCGCCTTCGGGGCCAGCATCGAAAACGCAACCGGTGGCAGCGGCAACGACACGCTGATCGGCAATGCCCTCAACAATATTCTCAATGGCGGTGCAGGCAGTGATGCCATGAACGGCGGGGCCGGCAACGATACCTATATTGTCGACAATGTCGGCGACACCATCACCGACAGCGCTGGCACCGACACGGTGGAAAGCTCGATCAGCTATACACTGTCGTCGACACTGGAACATTTGACCCTCACCGGCAGCGCGGCGATCAACGCCACTGGCAATGCGTCCGC is from Magnetovibrio sp. and encodes:
- a CDS encoding restriction endonuclease subunit S, giving the protein MSVRHKIYPDSVKHGIPTLGPLRPGWQRFHIGDLFEEALRPVQMDDQTEYDLITVKRSRGGAVKRETLLGRDIAVKTQFRVEANDFLISKRQIVHGACAVVPPELAGSIVSNEYAVLRCRSNIDIRFLNYLSHSIYFQETCFHSSIGVHVEKMIFKLADWFNWEIDIPVGEEQQQIIDFLSSVDHRLSALRRKRSLLEDYKRGVMQQIFSQEIRFKRKDGKNFPMWEERELGKIGKTYGGLNGKSANDFGDGFPFVTYTQIFRSSYVQPDDCGLVRVGKNENQNEVRVGDVLFTASSETPDEVGYASAVCTEIPKTYLNSFSFGFRPNKIDDLIPEFSRYLFRSNKYRALIFPLAQGITRYNISKSSFLKLKLCFPHPDEQRKIADFLSAIDAKIDAVAGQANHTETYKKGLLQQMFV
- a CDS encoding abortive infection family protein; the encoded protein is MQQATELIVSNAGKYPEFRYYLSIMKKAEMNLSSQPDICIETCKSLLEGISKSIIERLDTTSERKELDKKEVGPLIKQAARLLKQEDNVIEDDFVSRCSSLAYALATLRNERGDISHGKAVPKATASNDRLSSLCLSMTGNVICYLLDAFYGLAPQPKQAEAKSIEIMEQEPDLPIIPYDDNTDFNDWLDGKYPLPEGRLIYSNALYELYYEDYIIQLEEFRENLGEEA
- a CDS encoding type I restriction endonuclease subunit R, whose translation is MTQSEAELEKNLVKRLSGLGYDTVTIRDSEELLTNLRTQLSKHNEAALGDNPFTDGEFEKVLNHLDKGNVFDRAKTLRDRFALTRDDGSTAYIQFINMDEWCRNEYQVTHQITQEGTYKNRYDVTLLINGLPLVQIELKRRGIEMKEAFNQINRYQRHSFWSARGLFNYVQIFVISNGVNTKYYANQRKQHFKQTFFWAKTDNKLVTHLDEFTDDFLEKCHVSKMICRYIVLQEADRILMVLRPYQYYAVERIVEQVKASRKNGYIWHTTGSGKTLTSFKAAQILTSFPKVTKVVFVVDRADLDYQTTREFNHFAKGSVDGTNNTRELVKQFGNTGTKLIVTTIQKLNNAVNNDRYDETMQALKDERIVFIFDECHRSQFGETHKRITEYFSHAQMFGFTGTPIFADNAARNALGMRTTKDLFGEQLHQYVITDAIRDQNVLKFSVEYWGKLRRKDGSLIDEKVAGIDTKEFFENPDRTEGIVDWVIANHGRKTHSKDFTAMMAVGSVDMLIQYYEQFKAKREAGLHDLRIAAIFTFAANEDDKDADGLIGDPDFNITSSAPENRHSREMLDEFIADYNRQYGTNFSTKSNDGFYNYYKDIAKRVKERDKEGFQDKDRVDVLLVVNMYLTGFDAKKVNTLYVDKNLRYHGLIQAYSRTNRILNDVKSQGNIVCFRNLKANTDEAIALFSDKNASEEILIEPYEVYVDQFNEGVKELLQIAPAPKAVDTLKDENEQLAFIKAFRRLMRTLNVLTSFSQFTWSDLFMDEQTFNDFRSKYLDLYDQTRAKPEQEEKSSILKEVDFELELIRRDEINVAYILALLAKLKEAEASDDPDEKASADQRRKSILDFLGSEPQLRSKRELIEKFINNNLPKIQSADEVEGAFDEFWTVERERTIQALCNDEGLNLDVISEIINEYHFTQRAPLRETIVSALIEKPKVRERKSIIERVKQKLLDIVGTFDDR
- a CDS encoding DUF5655 domain-containing protein, translating into MTDKTEQSKIEKFFCNDCGQRTKHFVRAEYSKIDSDDHAMVSFCQRLLIIECCGCEHLALVKKTQFSEDIDFRYDPLTEEHVPVEIWDETIYPPVSYRSPPPWFDDLPDDTLREISAEIYKSLQTGSHYLATFGSRTLIDRLIVLTVGDKSNFQKGLQALQDTGMLSPHERDILHPVVDAGNAAAHRGWAPSKEQLKVILDTVEGLIHRLLVLPKLAEELEEAVPGRGGGAKVRIVKPVITVEDKIEAAPKELRAVYDELAGVLKALGDDVTVHPQKHYMAFRRNRNFASVQIYNQKRVIRVYLNLDPDSIELNADMMRDVRQIGHFGTGDLEITIKTKKDIEKMSDFITASYAAS
- a CDS encoding M10 family metallopeptidase, coding for MASTPNSSGSLTSVPINGSGNSAIDALTYAGGSINTKWGGAIGTGTTVTYSFPGSSGTSYWDTASYSYGTSGSEPYSMTYFNATQKAAFRTLANLYNEIANVNLTEVADNASVVGDIRIAFSNNLIGSGASGWTYAHAYTVGSSVTALPMHGDIWIEPSYNSSVPGSYSAHVVAHELGHALGLKHTFQGTTLPTAQDSTQYSLMSYTDYSAYGTYYPYTPQLYDVLTLQYLYGANMTTRTGNDAYTITSMSYNNSASAVVVRTIWDAGGSDTLSAADQTLAATINLNAGSFSSIGVKQGGGAALNNISIAFGASIENATGGSGNDTLIGNALNNILNGGAGSDAMNGGAGNDTYIVDNVGDTITDSAGTDTVESSISYTLSSTLEHLTLTGSAAINATGNASANTLTGNANNNILDGGAGSDTMNGGAGNDTYIVDNVGDTITDSAGIDTVQSSVSYTLATNLEYLTLTGTSAINATGNSLANTLTGNASNNVLDGGAGADTLRGGAGDDVYVVDSASDVVSENASEGTDEVQTALAYTLGTNLENLTLTGSAAVNGTGNTLNNVITGNAGNNTLNGGAGNDVMSGGAGDDTMMCDTAADQVDGGDGTDTADYSAVASGLSIDLLYSGSAVI